One Mercurialis annua linkage group LG3, ddMerAnnu1.2, whole genome shotgun sequence DNA window includes the following coding sequences:
- the LOC126673749 gene encoding mediator-associated protein 2, which yields MEGVDDVAYWPTAEFEEDSREPLFDLSLTDSDSTEFWLIQWRHNELPDLHGKELSLNLHSDGCLASFEGSSGKVYDVVSCAAQDPDATVFLSSASETKFVGNISRRVSLAHFPDPKQLEKEAAEKKSKRLHGMSAGSSYYSATPTQTSKPGSSSRARTASTHSSRHKSSLSEFGEPTSAKRRQKHEHGASTDRSTLYSGRSPK from the exons ATGGAAGGTGTTGATGATGTGGCTTACTGGCCTACAGCGGAATTTGAAGAAGACTCTAGGGAGCCCCTTTTTGATCTTTCTTTAACAGACTCCGACTCAACTGAGTTTTGGCTCATTCAATGGCGACATAATGAA CTTCCGGATCTCCATGGCAAAGAATTATCACTTAATCTTCATAGTGATGGATGCTTAGCGTCCTTTGAGGGATCTTCAG GAAAAGTATATGATGTGGTCAGTTGTGCTGCTCAAGATCCTGATGCAACTGTTTTCCTTTCCTCTGCATCAGAAACAAAATTTG TGGGGAATATTTCAAGGCGAGTTTCTCTTGCTCATTTTCCTGATCCGAAACAACTTGAGAAGGAAGCAGCTGAAAAGAAATCAAAGCGACTCCATGGGATGTCTGCTGGATCTTCCTACTATTCTGCAACTCCAACCCAGACCAGCAAGCCAGGTTCTTCATCAAGGGCACGTACGGCCTCAACACACAGTAGCAGGCATAAAAGTTCTCTGTCTGAATTTGGAGAGCCAACGAGTGCGAAAAGAAGACAGAAGCATGAACATGGTGCATCAACAGATAGATCGACTCTATATTCAGGAAGGAGCCCGAAGTAA
- the LOC126673746 gene encoding sterol 14-demethylase, which yields MDWDDKALLNMSLLFAATLLVAKLISTFLITPARSKKQYRLPPLLKGGLPLVGGLFRFLKGPIIMLREEYPKLGSVFTVNLAHWKITFFVGPEVSSHFFKAPEADLSQQEVYQFNVPTFGPGVVFDVDYSIRQEQFRFFTEALRVNKLKGYVDQMVTEAQDYFSKWGESGEVDLKYELEHLIILTASRCLLGREVRDKLFDDVSALFHDLDNGMLPISVIFPYLPIPAHRRRDRARKKLSQIFGNIIASRKHSGKTENDMLQSFIESKYKDGRPTTESEVTGLLIAALFAGQHTSSITSTWAGAYLLRYREYLSAAVEEQKTLMRKHGNKVDHDILSEMDVLYRCIKEALRLHPPLIMLLRSSHSDFSVTTRDGKEYDIPKGHIVATSPAFANRLPHIYKEPDRYDPDRFAPGREEDKAAGAFSYISFGGGRHGCIGEPFAYLQIKAIWSHLLRNFELELVSPFPETDWNAMVVGVKGKVMVRYKRRELSVE from the exons ATGGATTGGGATGACAAGGCTCTGCTAAACATGAGTTTACTATTCGCGGCCACCCTATTAGTGGCCAAGCTCATCTCCACCTTCCTTATCACGCCTGCTAGATCTAAAAAACAATACCGTCTTCCTCCGCTATTGAAGGGCGGTTTGCCACTCGTGGGAGGCCTTTTCCGCTTCTTGAAAGGTCCCATCATAATGCTCCGCGAGGAGTACCCAAAGCTGGGGAGTGTCTTCACTGTCAACCTGGCTCATTGGAAGATCACTTTCTTCGTTGGCCCTGAGGTTTCCTCGCACTTTTTCAAGGCTCCCGAGGCTGATCTCAGTCAGCAGGAGGTCTATCAGTTCAATGTTCCTACTTTTGGACCTGGTGTTGTCTTTGATGTTGATTATTCCATTCGTCAGGAGCAATTCCGCTTCTTTACCGAGGCTCTTCGTGTTAATAAGCTCAAGGGCTATGTGGATCAGATGGTTACGGAAGCTCAG GATTATTTCTCAAAATGGGGAGAAAGTGGTGAAGTAGACTTAAAGTATGAGCTTGAGCATCTGATTATTTTGACAGCAAGTAGATGTCTGCTGGGTCGAGAAGTTCGTGATAAGCTTTTTGACGACGTGTCTGCTCTGTTCCATGATTTGGACAACGGGATGCTTCCCATCAGTGTTATCTTCCCATACCTGCCTATTCCAGCCCACCGTCGCCGTGACAGAGCTCGCAAGAAGCTTTCACAAATCTTTGGAAATATCATAGCTTCCCGTAAACATTCTGGCAAAACAGAGAATGACATGTTGCAGAGCTTCATTGAATCAAAGTACAAAGATGGCCGCCCAACAACTGAATCTGAGGTTACAGGTCTGCTCATTGCAGCTCTCTTTGCCGGGCAGCACACCAGTTCCATCACCTCTACTTGGGCTGGGGCCTATCTTCTCCGTTACAGAGAGTACTTATCTGCTGCGGTGGAGGAACAGAAAACCTTGATGAGAAAACATGGAAACAAGGTTGATCACGATATTCTATCTGAGATGGATGTGCTGTATCGGTGTATTAAGGAAGCTCTAAGGCTGCATCCTCCACTGATAATGCTGCTACGTAGCTCTCACAGCGACTTTAGCGTGACAACCCGAGATGGCAAAGAGTACGACATCCCAAAGGGGCACATTGTTGCAACATCACCGGCTTTTGCAAACAGGCTGCCTCATATATATAAGGAGCCAGACAGATACGACCCTGACAGATTTGCTCCAGGGAGAGAAGAAGATAAGGCAGCAGGGGCCTTTTCGTATATTTCATTTGGTGGGGGGCGGCATGGATGCATTGGTGAGCCTTTTGCATATTTGCAGATAAAAGCTATATGGAGCCATTTGCTAAGGAATTTTGAACTTGAGCTGGTATCTCCTTTTCCTGAGACTGACTGGAATGCAATGGTGGTGGGTGTCAAAGGAAAGGTGATGGTTCGCTACAAGCGCAGAGAGCTTTCAGTTGAGTAG
- the LOC126673748 gene encoding peptidyl-prolyl cis-trans isomerase FKBP19, chloroplastic isoform X1: protein MALITTPIGIPLLHPSTSTAAFGWRRRAIAAHHQSDELSPSTLSVQTSSNTLRRTRRELVLLSVGIISGGAASSSLLNDGGGVAEAAEFADMPAIRGKDYGKSKMSYPDYTQTQSGFQYKDLRVGDGPQPKKGDTVVIDWDGYTIGYYGRIFEARNKTKGGSFEGNDKEFFKFKLGSGEVIPAFEEAVSGMALGGVRRLIVPPELGYPENDFNRSGPRPTTFSGQRALDFVLKNQGLIDKTLLFDIELLKIVPR from the exons ATGGCTTTAATTACTACACCTATCGGAATTCCCCTGCTGCATCCCTCCACTTCGACCGCCGCCTTT GGATGGCGCAGAAGAGCAATTGCTGCCCATCATCAGTCCGATGAGCTCTCCCCATCCACTTTATCCG TTCAAACAAGCAGCAATACTCTCCGGAGGACAAGAAGagaattagtattattatccGTAGGAATAATCAGCGGAGGAGCggcttcttcttctttgttgaATGACGGAGGAGGAGTAGCTGAGGCAGCTGAATTTGCTGACA TGCCAGCAATCCGAGGGAAAGACTACGGCAAGTCAAAGATGAGCTATCCAGACTACACACAAACTCAATCAGGCTTTCAGTATAAG GACCTGCGAGTAGGAGATGGCCCCCAACCTAAGAAGGGAGACACGGTTGTG ATTGATTGGGATGGTTATACCATAGGCTATTATGGTCGCATATTTGAAGCCAGAAACAAGACAAAGGGCGGATCCTTTGAG GGCAATGACAAGGAGTTTTTCAAATTCAAACTAGGTTCTGGAGAG GTAATACCAGCTTTTGAAGAAGCTGTTTCAGGCATGGCTTTGGGAGGGGTTAGAAG GTTAATTGTTCCACCTGAACTGGGATATCCAGAGAATGACTTCAACAGGAGCGGTCCAAGACCAACAACATTTTCA GGTCAAAGAGCCTTGGACTTTGTTTTGAAGAACCAGGGGCTGATAGACAAAACTCTACTGTTTGATATTGAGCTCCTCAAGATTGTACCACGTTGA
- the LOC126673748 gene encoding peptidyl-prolyl cis-trans isomerase FKBP19, chloroplastic isoform X2 — protein sequence MALITTPIGIPLLHPSTSTAAFGWRRRAIAAHHQSDELSPSTLSVQTSSNTLRRTRRELVLLSVGIISGGAASSSLLNDGGGVAEAAEFADMPAIRGKDYGKSKMSYPDYTQTQSGFQYKDLRVGDGPQPKKGDTVVIDWDGYTIGYYGRIFEARNKTKGGSFEGNDKEFFKFKLGSGEVIPAFEEAVSGMALGGVRSHAG from the exons ATGGCTTTAATTACTACACCTATCGGAATTCCCCTGCTGCATCCCTCCACTTCGACCGCCGCCTTT GGATGGCGCAGAAGAGCAATTGCTGCCCATCATCAGTCCGATGAGCTCTCCCCATCCACTTTATCCG TTCAAACAAGCAGCAATACTCTCCGGAGGACAAGAAGagaattagtattattatccGTAGGAATAATCAGCGGAGGAGCggcttcttcttctttgttgaATGACGGAGGAGGAGTAGCTGAGGCAGCTGAATTTGCTGACA TGCCAGCAATCCGAGGGAAAGACTACGGCAAGTCAAAGATGAGCTATCCAGACTACACACAAACTCAATCAGGCTTTCAGTATAAG GACCTGCGAGTAGGAGATGGCCCCCAACCTAAGAAGGGAGACACGGTTGTG ATTGATTGGGATGGTTATACCATAGGCTATTATGGTCGCATATTTGAAGCCAGAAACAAGACAAAGGGCGGATCCTTTGAG GGCAATGACAAGGAGTTTTTCAAATTCAAACTAGGTTCTGGAGAG GTAATACCAGCTTTTGAAGAAGCTGTTTCAGGCATGGCTTTGGGAGGGGTTAGAAG CCATGCAGGTTAA
- the LOC126673747 gene encoding uncharacterized protein LOC126673747 has product MATISKLSNPGPAATSAAFNSRSSAAPLSFVAFQTKDARLSKLSLRNIHPFRGSLIVRCSQSTGNGSPTKRTTLHDLYEKEGQSPWYDNLCRPVTDLIPLIESGVRGVTSNPAIFQKAISSSNAYNDQFRELVQSGKDIESAYWELVVKDIQDACKLFESIYDQTDAADGYVSVEVSPRLADDTQGTIEAAKWLHKVVDRCNVYIKIPATAPCIPSIKEVIANGISVNVTLIFSLSRYEAVIDAYLDGLEASGLSDLSRVTSVASFFVSRVDTLIDKMLEKIGTPEALDLRGKAAVAQAALAFQLYQKKFSGPRWEALAKKGAKKQRLLWASTSVKNPAYSDTLYVAPLIGPDTVSTMPDQALQAFIDHGSVGRTIDANVSEAEGIYSALEKLGIDWGFVGNQLEDEGVDSFKKSFDSLLDTLQEKANSLKLVSL; this is encoded by the exons ATGGCTACCATTTCCAAGCTCTCAAATCCAGGCCCTGCTGCTACCTCCGCCGCCTTCAACTCCAGATCTTCTGCCGCTCCTCTTTCTTTCGTCGCTTTCCAAACTAAAGATGCTCGTCTCTCCAAGCTCTCCCTTCGAAACATCCACCCTTTCCGGGGATCCTTGAT TGTCAGATGCTCACAATCCACCGGAAATGGTAGTCCAACAAAGAGAACCACTCTTCACGATCTCTATGAGAAAGAGGGACAGAGTCCATGGTATGATAACCTTTGCCGTCCCGTCACCGATCTCATTCCTCTCATCGAGAGTGGTGTCAGAGGTGTAACTAGCAACCCAGCG ATTTTCCAGAAAGCAATATCATCCTCCAATGCTTACAATGATCAATTTAGAGAACTAGTGCAATCTGGAAAAGACATTGAAAGTGCCTACTGGGAACTTGTGGTGAAGGACATTCAAGATGCATGCAAACTGTTTGAGTCAATCTATGATCAAACAGATGCTGCTGATGGTTATGTTTCTGTTGAAGTTTCTCCCAGACTTGCTGATGATACCCAAGGGACTATTGAGGCTGCCAAATGGCTTCATAAGGTGGTTGATCGTTGCAATGTGTACATCAAGATTCCTGCCACAGCCCCATGCATTCCCTCAATCAAGGAAGTTATTGCAAATGGCATTAGTGTCAATGTCACT CTTATATTCTCTCTTTCTAGATATGAGGCAGTCATTGATGCCTACTTGGACGGCCTTGAGGCTTCTGGCCTTAGTGATCTCTCCAGAGTTACTAGTGTTGCTTCCTTCTTTGTCAGCAGGGTAGACACTCTCATTGACAAAATGCTAGAAAAGATTGGAACTCCAGAAGCCCTTGATCTTCGAGGGAAG GCTGCTGTTGCTCAAGCAGCCCTGGCATTCCAGCTGTACCAGAAGAAATTTTCTGGTCCTAGATGGGAAGCATTGGCGAAAAAAGGAGCTAAAAAGCAGAGGTTGCTTTGGGCTTCAACGAGCGTCAAGAACCCTGCCTATTCTGATACTCTATATGTTGCTCCTCTTATCGGACCTGACACG GTATCGACAATGCCTGACCAAGCTCTCCAGGCATTTATTGATCATGGAAGTGTTGGAAGGACAATTGATGCGAATGTATCTGAAGCTGAAGGAATATACAGTGCTCTTGAGAAACTGGGAATTGATTGGGGTTTTGTGGGCAATCAGCTTGAAGATGAGGGGGTTGATTCTTTCAAGAAGAGCTTTGACAGTTTGCTGGATACCCTACAAGAGAAGGCAAACTCTCTGAAACTTGTTAGCCTTTAA